A stretch of the Aegilops tauschii subsp. strangulata cultivar AL8/78 chromosome 4, Aet v6.0, whole genome shotgun sequence genome encodes the following:
- the LOC109762605 gene encoding mediator of RNA polymerase II transcription subunit 12 isoform X1, producing the protein MQRYAGAGNSNSSGFSGGPASAGGRDSSRLDVSPYAPPNYPLNPRRQQQLAPYRLKCDREPLNNKLGPPDFYPQTPNCPEETLTKEYVQSGYKETVEGIEEAREIVLSHISYFCKPDIVGKCKEALKKRLRAINESRAQKRKAGQVYGVPLSGSLLIKPGVYPEQRPCNEDSRRKWAEALAQPNKRLRLLSEHVPHGYRRKSLFDVLTRCNVPLLRATWFVKVTYLNQPQVRPTSSSISTGASDNQRSNQWTKDVVEYLQQLLDEFNLKEAHPSFKEQPSAGLISGATQVKLKHEAPSAGGDTEEPLVHFKWWYMVRLVQWHLTEELLVPSVLIEWLCYQLQERDSVEALELLLPIVLGLVETITLSQTYVRMFVEILVRRLSDASAVDNPKRSSISSVIAELLRYMVLAVPDTFVSLDCFPLPSFVAPDVYGRGALLKITGGGEMSSSKRRDVYRYLSCGYAVCSIQRRASDLATLASPNVHARGAAKVVQALDKALVTGNLTMAYSSLFNDLSDALMEERWIKEVSPCLQSSLMWIGTVELSLICSIFFLCEWATCDYRDCRTSPSQNVKFTGRRDLSQIHLAVSILKNKMTEMNKLSRSKSSSRIAMNNIGKGSSLNDASVAATKVGDSSGLRSNGKNEEEKKERKDIFESPGPLHDIIVCWLDQHEVSSAAGFKRVDVLIIELIRSGVFYPQAYVRQLIISGVTDKNGTLLDMERKRRHHRILKQLPGSSLFDILEEDVVAEEQQLHEVMSTYSSERRLVLSELSSGQSFDANNRGEYTSSSYLRIPSGTNHGGVPEQVEDVKVLVSSLLCFIYPHSAESEQNETKMNFQGSSTSTLTQVDTGEAKNGCEDCMRINGQKLDERTSPFFPLIQSDEEDVWWVRKGTELQESFKAEPALKSIKQTSRGRAKVVRKTQNLAQLATAKIEGSQGEASTSHLCESKLSCPHHKPSTDGDNGKDADHTRMTNLAEVGKSLKKLRLLERRSISVWLLKSVRQLVEGNETTACKASNSISSFSSQPDDKTVPKWRLGDEELMSILYILDTCCDLASAARFLVWLLAKIRGGMGTLGQVGRSAAHMKNRDNQVCQVGEAFVFSSLLRYENILLATDLLPEVLNASTNRNFVLGTARHPAPAAFPYTRYFLRKYRDVASVVRWEKIFRTTCDQRLLADLDNGRSIDGDFVSSSGVLGGEEIDDQVRQKLSGRGSRIIPNMKEIVQRQAEEIQRNLKEKKIPAAPKSPSFEKEDSFQIAHDTVLGLVECIRQNGGATPDGDPSAVASAVSAVVVNAGHVIAKHLDFAGGNYHGVASIGNSLSFVRHTLHIHINSLCLLKEALGDRFSRVFEVALAVEASSAVTAAFAPPKVQRNQFQPSSETHDAYGNHTNEPLSTSGKGFVGRAGKVAAAISALVVGAVVHGAVSLERMIAVLKVKDGLEIQQVLRGLRPSNNGASRSAVTFKMDNSIEVLVHWFRILLGNCRTVYDGLIADILGESYVLALSRLQQKLPLSVVFPPAYSIFAIVRWRQYILSREDMQVYQSIANAINDITRHQPFRDICFRNTHQLYDLLAADVGDSEFAAMLETHCSDKNVRQLFMPLRGRLFLNALVDCKTPAVIQVDGSEPGEAKENELKVLSERLVQSLDTLQPAKFHWQWVELRLLLDEQALAEKLDKAEKSKIPMPILMTLADGLRKLSPNSESFTLSESEKGFTEIILSRLVARPDAAPLYSEVVHLLGKLQESLVVDVKWILQGQDAVLGRKSTRQQLLTIATRRGVPIKAQVWKPWGWSSLLTDVMANRSAKRKLEAAPIEEGEVVDDPADAKRPSKSTPNNVDRSVEATRSNINKYVTEKAFAELMLPCIDRSSPEFRSIFAGELIKQMGTVSEHIKAISRNGAKHVGLVPSGNDVSSNKSSGRKGIRGGSPNIGRRVTVGNDPTPPSASALQAIVWLRLQFIIRLLQVILADRGMRHTLAPAILSLLAARIIYEDADSPLPPASLIASRREVDSLLEPPMDVLLDRPSESLFERLLCVFHALLGNCKPSWMKSKPVSKPTVRASRDIPAFDNEAAVALQSALDHMELPGAIRRRIQAAMPILPPARHPSIQCQPSQLSLAALSPLQSTPSTSGPQQKSTSHSWVPTNISSRSKAVLPPQDPEMEVDPWTLLEDGTSCPSTSSGSNSASGIAPDHSNLKACSWLKGAVRVRRAELTYIGSLDDDS; encoded by the exons ATGCAGCGGTACGCGGGCGCCGGCAACAGCAACAGCTCTGGGTTTAGCGGCGGCCCGGCGTCGGCCGGCGGCAGGGACAGCTCCAGGCTCGATGTCTCGCCCTACGCTCCGCCCAATTACCCCCTGAACCCGAG GCGACAACAACAGCTAGCTCCGTACAGGCTAAAGTGTGACAGGGAACCACTTAACAACAA GCTTGGACCACCTGACTTCTATCCTCAAACCCCAAACTGTCCTGAAGAGACGTTAACCAAAGAATATGTACAGTCTGGGTACAAGGAGACTGTTGAAGGAATAGAG GAAGCAAGAGAGATCGTACTCAGTCATATCTCATACTTCTGCAAGCCAGATATAGTTGGAAAATGCAAGGAG GCACTAAAGAAACGGTTAAGGGCTATTAATGAATCTCGTGCTCAAAAGAGAAAG GCTGGCCAAGTTTATGGAGTTCCTCTTTCTGGATCACTGTTGATAAAACCTGGAGTTTATCCGGAGCAAAGACCATGTAATGAGGACTCCCGCAGAAAATGGGCTGAG GCCCTTGCCCAGCCAAACAAGCGACTGCGTTTGTTATCTGAGCACGTTCCTCATGGTTATCGTAGGAAATCACTTTTTGATGTTCTTACTCGATGCAATGTTCCATTACTAAGGGCAACATGGTTTGTGAAAGTTACATACCTAAATCAG CCACAGGTTCGACCAACATCCAGCAGTATCTCAACTGGTGCTTCTGATAATCAACGATCTAACCAGTGGACAAAGGATGTTGTTGAATATTTGCAACAGCTTCTGGACGAATTTAATCTAAAAGAGGCACATCCGTCTTTTAAAGAACAGCCGTCAGCAGGGCTTATTTCTGGAGCAACTCAAGTAAAATTGAAACATGAAGCACCCTCAGCTGGTGGAGATACTGAAGAGCCCTTGGTGCACTTCAAATGGTGGTATATGGTTCGTCTTGTCCAATGGCATCTCACAGAAGAATTGCTAGTTCCCTCGGTACTTATTGAATGGTTATGTTACCAACTTCAG GAGAGAGATTCAGTTGAGGCCTTGGAGCTTCTTTTGCCTATTGTACTTGGCTTGGTTGAGACCATCACTCTCTCACAAACATATGTGCGCATGTTTGTGGAAATTCTGGTTAGACGTCTGAGTGATGCTTCTGCTGTTGATAATCCGAAAAGGTCATCTATCTCTTCTGTTATAGCTGAGTTACTGCGATACATGGTACTTGCGGTGCCAGATACATTTGTTTCTTTGGACTGCTTTCCTCTTCCTTCATTTGTGGCCCCTGATGTATATGGTAGAGGTGCTTTGCTGAAGATAACTGGTGGTGGTGAAATGTCTAGTTCTAAGAGGCGGGATGTGTACCGGTATCTGTCCTGCGGTTATGCTGTCTGTTCAATTCAGAGACGAGCATCTGATCTGGCGACCCTTGCCAGTCCTAATGTTCATGCACGTGGTGCAGCGAAAGTGGTACAGGCTTTGGACAAGGCTCTTGTCACAGGAAATTTGACAATGGCGTATTCTTCACTCTTTAATGATCTATCTGATGCATTAATGGAAGAAAGGTGGATTAAAGAAGTCAGTCCTTGCTTGCAGTCTTCTCTAATGTGGATTGGGACTGTTGAGTTATCCCTAATCTGTTCcatattttttctttgtgaatgGGCAACATGTGATTATCGTGATTGCCGTACATCTCCCAGTCAGAATGTAAAATTTACAGGAAGAAGAGATTTATCTCAGATACATCTGGCAGTGTCTATCTTGAAAAACAAAATGACCGAGATGAATAAATTGTCTCGGTCTAAGAGTAGCAGTCGCATTGCAATGAATAATATCGGTAAAGGTTCTTCGCTGAATGATGCTTCAGTGGCTGCAACTAAAGTGGGTGATTCTTCTGGATTGAGAAGTAATGGAAAAaatgaggaggagaagaaggaaaggaaggATATCTTTGAAAGTCCTGGTCCATTGCATGACATCATTGTGTGCTGGCTGGATCAACATGAGGTTAGCAGTGCTGCAGGTTTTAAACGTGTGGATGTTCTCATCATAGAGCTTATTCGCAGCGGTGTATTTTATCCTCAAGCTTATGTAAGGCAGCTAATTATTAGTGGAGTAACCGATAAGAATGGTACTCTGCTAGATATGGAAAGGAAAAGGAGGCACCACAGAATTTTAAAGCAGCTTCCTGGGTCGTCTTTATTTGATATTCTCGAGGAAGATGTAGTTGCTGAAGAGCAACAATTGCATGAGGTGATGTCAACATATTCCAGTGAACGACGCCTTGTGCTTTCTGAACTTTCAAGTGGTCAGTCATTTGATGCAAATAACAGGGGTGAGTATACTTCAAGTTCCTACCTCCGGATTCCATCAGGAACTAATCACGGCGGTGTGCCTGAACAAGTAGAAGATGTGAAAGTTCTGGTGTCGAGCCTGTTGTGTTTTATATATCCCCACTCGGCAGAATCAGAACAAAATGAAACTAAAATGAACTTTCAAGGATCGTCTACTTCAACACTGACACAAGTTGATACCGGAGAAGCAAAAAACGGCTGTGAGGATTGTATGAGGATTAATGGACAAAAGTTGGATGAGAGAACCTCTCCTTTCTTCCCATTGATTCAATCAGACGAGGAAGATGTTTGGTGGGTGAGGAAAGGGACAGAGCTACAAGAATCTTTTAAGGCTGAACCTGCACTGAAGTCTATTAAGCAAACTTCTAGAGGTAGAGCAAAAGTGGTTCGCAAAACACAGAATCTGGCACAGCTTGCGACTGCTAAAATTGAAGGCAGTCAGGGGGAGGCATCTACAAGTCATCTTTGCGAGAGCAAGCTGAGCTGTCCTCACCATAAACCTAGCACTGATGGTGACAATGGCAAAGATGCTGATCACACGAGGATGACAAATCTGGCTGAAGTTGGGAAGTCATTGAAGAAACTTAGATTGCTTGAAAGGCGCTCCATTTCTGTGTGGTTGTTGAAATCAGTAAGGCAACTTGTTGAAGGAAATGAAACGACAGCTTGCAAAGCTAGCAATTCCATAAGCTCATTTTCCTCTCAGCCTGATGACAAAACTGTGCCCAAATGGAGGCTAGGAGATGAAGAACTGATGTCAATTCTCTATATACTGGACACATGCTGTGATTTAGCCTCTGCTGCAAGGTTCCTTGTATGGTTGCTAGCAAAAATTCGTGGAGGAATGGGTACGCTTGGTCAAGTTGGGAGAAGTGCGGCGCATATGAAGAACAGAGATAACCAAGTTTGTCAGGTCGGTGAGGCATTTGTGTTCTCATCCTTGCTTAG GTACGAGAACATACTTCTTGCAACTGATCTTTTGCCTGAAGTCCTCAATGCTTCAACAAACAGAAATTTTGTGTTAGGAACTGCAAGGCATCCCGCACCAGCAGCTTTTCCTTATACCCGGTATTTTTTGAGGAAATATAGGGATGTGGCTAGCGTGGTTAGGTGGGAGAAAATTTTTAGGACCACGTGTGACCAGCGACTGCTAGCTGATCTTGATAATGGTCGGTCGATTGATGGTGATTTTGTTTCCTCTTCGGGAGTCTTAGGAGGTGAAGAGATTGATGATCAAGTCCGTCAAAAGCTTAGCGGAAGGGGTTCAAGAATTATTCCAAATATGAAGGAGATAGTGCAGCGGCAAGCTGAAGAGATTCAACGCAATTTGAAAGAAAAGAAAATTCCTGCAGCACCCAAGAGTCCCTCTTTTGAGAAGGAAGACAGTTTTCAAATTGCACATGACACTGTTTTGGGCTTAGTAGAATGTATCAGGCAAAACGGAGGAGCAACTCCAGATGGAGACCCTTCAGCAGTTGCTTCTGCCGTTTCTGCAGTTGTTGTGAATGCCGGGCATGTCATAGCTAAACATTTGGATTTTGCAGGGGGTAACTATCATGGAGTTGCTTCTATTGGTAATTCATTAAGCTTTGTTCGGCACACTTTGCACATCCACATAAATTCTCTCTGCTTACTGAAAGAAGCTCTTGGGGACCGCTTCAGTCGGGTTTTTGAAGTAGCTCTGGCTGTTGAAGCTTCTTCAGCTGTTACAGCAGCTTTTGCTCCTCCTAAGGTCCAGCGCAATCAGTTTCAACCATCTTCTGAGACTCATGATGCCTATGGAAATCATACAAATGAACCTCTAAGTACCTCAGGGAAAGGCTTTGTTGGGAGGGCTGGAAAAGTAGCCGCTGCTATCTCTGCACTTGTTGTGGGTGCTGTTGTTCATGGAGCTGTCAGTCTTGAGCGGATGATTGCTGTCCTGAAAGTAAAAGATGGCTTGGAAATTCAGCAGGTCCTAAGAGGTTTGAGACCTAGCAATAATGGTGCGTCCCGTTCTGCTGTAACATTTAAGATGGATAATTCAATAGAGGTTTTGGTTCACTGGTTTAGGATTCTATTGGGAAACTGTAGAACCGTCTATGATGGGCTTATTGCAGACATTCTTGGTGAGTCGTATGTTCTGGCACTCTCGAGGTTGCAGCAGAAGCTTCCTTTGAGTGTGGTATTTCCTCCAGCCTATTCAATTTTTGCAATAGTACGTTGGAGGCAGTATATCCTTAGCCGAGAAGACATGCAAGTTTACCAGTCTATTGCAAATGCAATAAATGACATCACTAGGCATCAACCTTTTCGAGATATTTGCTTTCGTAATACACATCAGCTGTATGATCTTCTGGCTGCTGATGTTGGTGATTCGGAGTTTGCTGCAATGCTTGAAACACATTGCTCCGACAAGAATGTGAGGCAGCTATTTATGCCTCTCCGTGGCCGTCTTTTTCTGAACGCCCTTGTTGATTGTAAAACACCAGCAGTTATTCAGGTGGATGGTTCTGAACCTGGTGAGGCAAAAGAGAATGAGTTAAAAGTCCTCTCGGAGAGGCTTGTTCAGTCCCTAGATACCCTCCAACCTGCAAAGTTCCATTGGCAATGGGTTGAGTTGAGACTTCTTTTAGATGAACAGGCTCTTGCAGAGAAACTTGACAAAGCTGAAAAAAGTAAGATACCGATGCCGATACTGATGACACTTGCAGACGGGCTTCGGAAGCTGTCCCCTAATTCCGAGAGCTTTACACTATCTGAAAGCGAGAAAGGGTTTACTGAAATCATCCTGTCGAGATTAGTTGCCAGACCTGATGCTGCTCCTCTCTATTCTGAAGTTGTCCACCTTCTTGGGAAGCTACAGGAGTCACTTGTCGTGGATGTCAAATGGATCCTTCAAGGGCAAGATGCTGTTCTGGGACGCAAGTCCACAAGACAGCAGCTTCTTACTATTGCTACACGAAGAGGTGTTCCAATAAAGGCACAGGTTTGGAAACCATGGGGATGGTCCAGCTTGCTCACTGATGTAATGGCTAACAGAAGTGCCAAGAGGAAACTGGAAGCCGCTCCGATCGAGGAAGGAGAAGTTGTGGATGACCCTGCCGATGCCAAAAGGCCAAGCAAAAGTACCCCAAATAATGTCGATAGAAGCGTTGAAGCCACCAGATCTAATATAAATAAATATGTAACtgagaaggcctttgctgaattAATGTTGCCATGCATCGACAGGAGTTCGCCTGAATTTCGCAGTATATTTGCTGGTGAATTGATCAAACAGATGGGAACTGTCAGTGAACACATCAAAGCAATATCACGAAATGGTGCCAAACATGTTGGTTTAGTTCCTTCAGGAAATGATGTTTCATCGAACAAATCCAGTGGTCGAAAAGGAATTCGAGGTGGAAGTCCAAATATTGGCAGGCGAGTCACGGTTGGTAATGATCCAACTCCTCCTTCAGCATCTGCTCTGCAGGCAATAGTGTGGCTGCGCCTCCAATTTATCATCAGGCTGCTTCAAGTAATCCTGGCAGATAG GGGCATGAGGCATACACTTGCTCCTGCGATACTAAGCCTGCTTGCGGCACGCATAATCTATGAAGATGCAGATTCGCCCCTTCCTCCTGCCAGTTTGATTGCCTCGAGACGGGAAGTGGACTCTTTGCTGGAACCTCCCATGGATGTCCTGCTTGATCGCCCAAGCGAGAGTCTTTTCGAGAGGCTTTTATGTGTTTTCCATGCGCTGCTTGGCAATTGCAAACCAAGTTGGATGAAGTCGAAGCCAGTTTCCAAGCCAACCGTCAGAGCCTCACGAGATATCCCTGCATTTGATAATGAAGCGGCTGTCGCCTTGCAG TCTGCGCTGGACCATATGGAGTTGCCTGGAGCAATCAGGAGAAGGATCCAGGCGGCGATGCCGATTCTCCCACCAGCTCGGCACCCTAGTATACAATGCCAGCCTTCCCAGCTGTCCTTGGCTGCACTGTCACCACTCCAGAGCACTCCATCTACATCAGGTCCTCAACAGAAAAGCACTTCTCACAGTTGGGTCCCCACCAACATCTCGAGCAGAAGCAAGGCGGTGTTGCCTCCCCAAGACCCCGAGATGGAGGTAGACCCCTGGACCTTGCTCGAGGACGGCACCAGCTGCCCCTCCACATCATCaggaagcaacagcgccagcggcATCGCCCCCGACCACTCCAACCTGAAGGCGTGCAGCTGGCTCAAGGGCGCGGTCAGGGTGCGGAGGGCGGAGCTGACATACATCGGGTCTCTGGACGACGACAGCTGA